ATCGAACTCGTCCGGGGGTCTTCCTAATTGCGCCCGGACGGGTTTGAACCCCCTCAGCCGACGCGCCTTGAGCCCATCGGGGAGTCCCGATGGGGTCGGCATGCGTTCAGACGGCCCGCACCCGCGGGGTTGGCTTTTGAAGCCGAATGGGGAAAAATAGTGCCTAAAAAACCTGCTTCACCTATTCGATTCATCAACTTTCGTCCACCTCAAAGGAGGATCACGATGCGGTGCGACAAGTGCGGTGCAACTTTTCCCCCTGAAGATGCCCTCCACCACGCCGGGCAAACACTTTGCGAGGACTGCTACCTGGACCTCATGGCGACGCCCAAGGCCTGCGACCCGTGGGCGGTTCACAGCGCGAAGCGAACCGCGGAACAGCAGACGATCCTGACGCCCGTTCAAGAGAAAATCTTAGCACTCATTCGGGAAAACGGC
This is a stretch of genomic DNA from Desulfoglaeba alkanexedens ALDC. It encodes these proteins:
- a CDS encoding winged helix-turn-helix domain-containing protein; protein product: MRCDKCGATFPPEDALHHAGQTLCEDCYLDLMATPKACDPWAVHSAKRTAEQQTILTPVQEKILALIRENGPLTAQEICEKAGLSENEFQRNFATLRHMELARAFKAEDGVRYTLFDK